A part of Marinobacter psychrophilus genomic DNA contains:
- a CDS encoding helix-turn-helix domain-containing protein: MIRFRLKELIAEKGFQENRRVTLDEVAQHTGVHRTTLSKIANQRGYNTTTDILDKLCGYFGVQLENVAEYVEVIESDPEE, translated from the coding sequence ATGATCAGATTCCGGTTAAAAGAATTAATTGCGGAGAAAGGGTTTCAGGAAAATCGGAGGGTTACGCTGGATGAGGTTGCCCAACACACTGGCGTTCACAGAACGACATTGTCCAAAATCGCCAACCAGCGTGGCTACAACACAACGACTGACATTCTTGACAAGCTATGCGGGTATTTTGGTGTGCAACTGGAGAATGTTGCGGAGTATGTTGAAGTAATTGAGAGCGATCCTGAGGAATGA
- a CDS encoding transposase — MPLHCLNQTESVVDYLARYTHRIAISNGRLLTMEDDRIAFRYKDYRDHSRLKTQWLDGQEFVRRFLMHILPKGFMRIRHFGYLSNCTRLRKLAVIRHCLSQPPKPEETPESPVSQRCWPCLICDSGVVRMVRQVPRFRPAVILTG; from the coding sequence ATGCCACTTCACTGCCTGAACCAGACCGAGAGCGTAGTGGATTATCTGGCTCGCTACACTCACCGAATCGCCATCAGTAATGGGCGTTTGTTGACGATGGAGGATGACCGGATCGCGTTCCGCTATAAGGACTATCGGGATCATTCCCGATTGAAGACCCAATGGCTGGATGGCCAGGAGTTCGTACGGCGATTCCTGATGCATATCCTGCCGAAGGGCTTCATGCGAATTCGTCATTTTGGCTACCTGAGCAACTGCACTCGACTCCGCAAACTGGCGGTTATCCGGCACTGTTTATCGCAGCCGCCCAAACCAGAGGAGACACCGGAGAGCCCGGTGTCTCAGCGATGCTGGCCGTGTCTTATCTGTGACAGCGGTGTGGTTCGCATGGTTCGCCAGGTTCCACGATTTAGACCAGCGGTGATCCTAACGGGGTAA
- a CDS encoding Arm DNA-binding domain-containing protein → MGSVRARESTQKLFIDFQFRGKRCREQTALENTVSNRKKLESILKRIEAEITLGSFEYHTYFPNSPLARQFTKQAQIQKALDAHDTPVFEAFSQDWVGEMKIQWRQSHVSTVEGTLKNYLNPFFGKKEVGHITKKDILEFRASLAKVTTRSNNSLSASRVNKIMTPLRMILREAANRFEFISPYHGIKSLRVPRTDVEPFSIDEVKQVINTVRPDFRNYYTVRFFTGLRTGEVDGLQWEHVDFKRRQILVRQALVEGRLEYTKNDGSFRTIEMSQLVVDAMLDQQKSTGGKNFIFCTRTGSSLSHRNVTKRVWYPLLSYLGFRKRRPYQTRHTAATLWLAAGENPEWIARQMGHTTTEMLFRVYSRYVPNLTRKDGSAFERLLITEFEPNTTTALEEVSTNEA, encoded by the coding sequence ATGGGTAGCGTTAGAGCGCGTGAATCCACGCAAAAACTGTTTATTGATTTCCAATTTCGAGGAAAGCGTTGCCGGGAGCAGACTGCTCTGGAAAATACAGTTTCCAACCGAAAAAAATTGGAAAGTATTCTCAAACGCATTGAGGCAGAAATCACGCTGGGATCGTTTGAATATCACACTTACTTCCCAAACAGCCCATTGGCGCGGCAGTTTACAAAACAGGCGCAGATCCAGAAGGCTCTGGATGCTCACGACACGCCTGTCTTCGAGGCGTTCTCACAGGACTGGGTGGGGGAAATGAAAATACAGTGGCGTCAGTCTCATGTCTCGACGGTTGAAGGCACACTGAAAAACTACCTCAATCCCTTTTTCGGAAAAAAAGAGGTTGGCCACATCACTAAGAAAGACATTCTCGAATTCCGGGCCTCACTCGCCAAAGTTACAACCCGGAGCAATAACAGTCTTTCCGCCAGTCGAGTGAACAAAATCATGACGCCTTTGCGCATGATCCTTAGAGAAGCAGCCAACCGATTTGAGTTTATCTCACCCTACCACGGGATTAAATCCCTACGGGTTCCCCGCACGGATGTTGAGCCATTCAGCATTGACGAGGTAAAGCAGGTTATCAACACCGTTCGGCCTGATTTTCGAAATTATTACACCGTGAGATTTTTCACAGGTTTGAGAACAGGAGAAGTCGACGGCCTTCAATGGGAGCATGTGGATTTTAAACGCCGACAGATTCTGGTTAGACAAGCATTGGTTGAAGGCCGCTTGGAGTACACCAAAAACGACGGCTCATTCCGCACGATCGAGATGTCGCAGTTGGTTGTTGATGCCATGCTGGATCAGCAGAAGTCTACCGGCGGTAAAAACTTCATTTTCTGTACCCGAACCGGCAGTTCTCTAAGTCACCGCAATGTGACGAAGCGAGTCTGGTATCCCTTGCTCAGCTATTTGGGTTTTCGCAAACGTCGGCCGTATCAGACCCGCCATACTGCAGCCACGCTTTGGCTAGCGGCGGGTGAGAACCCTGAATGGATCGCTCGTCAAATGGGCCACACCACAACCGAAATGCTGTTTCGCGTTTACAGTCGATACGTTCCGAACCTGACGCGCAAAGATGGCAGTGCGTTCGAGCGTCTGTTGATTACAGAGTTCGAACCCAACACAACTACCGCGCTGGAGGAGGTGAGCACTAATGAAGCCTAA